A region from the Bactrocera dorsalis isolate Fly_Bdor chromosome 1, ASM2337382v1, whole genome shotgun sequence genome encodes:
- the LOC105224049 gene encoding rab3 GTPase-activating protein catalytic subunit isoform X1, translating into MAEEIDDSGFYRQDFSTVSDWEVFNAQLGDVIQKLNAVEIDATRGSDTYQLNYNVHTETFLVHKTKICVSFYYSTILEQRERNSKDDNTYNSMYYDLMNISRTFGPPLKTSNCKCLHVISSLFGLQRFVVIHPHQSNQKYITNPSELCFFLSAATVVASEYCTVPIFVQIYEPKLNIFLGVGMNATLRTNFDIVVLKQSPVDCRYLSGLLQIFKEKLPFSNVQPISLSVRNIYALETIRFRYPMNVLFLKRFDVNGKKGIGDKYKSWDGNIALPCGYFPDSGTDVYLVYSWVGISEIFAIDSPLHTDFVPSKAHICNMYQTTNVDSYLTSCLRDFLKLDNSKEALETFVGRNVTDSSDGVNMVDARYHLTNPQIRQIRSNNKLNIKEGYQSLKKIAGPLNESELKSFIAFMFPDLYPDNENYSYINDIAARNIEGNPHRIKSSPFNSLSSRLSCVLVTCNAHFGGKNGLAQLWIAFIRELRFIWNCRLSIQGISGGFPDTRTCLLNQKLQMLNYCIERSKCRKYESKKYLSDIGSNIDLEGLVGTNFKEVSDETGNETEDEFFDCTEYVPEGRAMRLGDENILDSDEPLYIPITQDPVPKTDDELQADSEAMLKLGSGRNELLKHIFSHSHFTLNQIGFNIQMMSFSLLSDMEAFKAANPKGKMEDFIRWYSPKDWEKDEFGVGQLSARMRIPDNTWQRVWKQAQPVAANKQKRLFDETTEALKVLSYLETRNIAEIYDMVIITALHAAIIKFKGILETEKILDLFEYKIEALLNDLCHISRADNTEVFDIQQTKSKIEGLIKRLEEYEVQFYQYKCFEQLTGYPDNITFEEIKCKFKEMIENQNSCSINNAEDIGKHIITSYGGELHSNLVTKEYVLRVRANEPTGPHFLRAVVTGEEVRLCGAFTENTTLI; encoded by the exons ATGGCTGAGGAAATAGATGATAGTGGCTTTTATAGACAGGATTTTAGTACAGTGTCCGACTGGGAGGTTTTTAATGCTCAGTTAGgagatgttattcaaaaattaaatgcagtTGAAATTGATGCTACCAGAGGAAGTGATACCTACCAACTTAACTATAATGTACACACAGAAACTTTTTTAGtacataaaactaaaatttgtgtaagtttttattattcCACAATCCTTGAACAACGAGAGAGGAATTCCAAAGATGACAACACGTATAACTCAATGTACTACGACCTTATGAATATTAGTAGAACTTTTGGTCCACCGTTAAAAACTTCCAATTGTAAATGTTTACATGTAATATCTAGTTTATTTGGATTGCAACGATTTGTGGTCATCCATCCACATCagtcaaatcaaaaatatataactaatcCTTCGGaactttgtttttttctcaGTGCTGCGACGGTTGTGGCTTCGGAATATTGTACAGTGCCAATATTTGTTCAAATTTATGagccaaaattaaatatttttttaggagTTGGAATGAATGCCACTCTACGAACTAATTTTGATATTGTCGTTCTTAAACAGTCTCCTGTCGACTGCCGTTACTTATCTGGAttactacaaatatttaaagaaaaacttcCGTTTAGTAATGTGCAACCCATTTCATTATCAGTGCGAAATATATATGCGCTGGAAACTATACGGTTTCGTTATCCAATGAATGTCCTATTTCTTAAACGTTTTGATGTAAATGGTAAAAAAGGAATTGGCGATAAATACAAAAGTTGGGATGGAAATATAGCACTACCATGTGGTTATTTCCCCGATTCAGGTACAGATGTATACCTAGTTTACAGTTGGGTAGGAATTTCGGAAATTTTTGCAATAGACTCGCCACTGCATACTGACTTTGTACCATCAAAAGCGCATATTTGTAATATGTACCAAACCACTAATGTGGATTCCTATTTGACGAGTTGTTTACGAGATTTTTTAAAGTTAGATAATAGTAAAGAAGCCTTAGAAACATTTGTGGGCCGTAATGTTACTGATTCTTCTGATGGTGTCAATATGGTAGATGCACGATATCACTTGACAAACCCTCAAATTAGACAAATTCGatcaaacaataaattaaatatcaaggAAGGTTATCAGAGTTTAAAGAAAATTGCTGGACCATTAAATGAATCTGAACTAAAGTCGTTTATAGCATTTATGTTCCCAGATTTATATCCAGATAACGAAAATTATTCTTATATAAATGATATAGCGGCACGAAATATTGAG gGAAATCCTCATCGGATAAAGTCATCTCCATTCAACTCTTTATCCAGTCGTCTTAGCTGCGTACTAGTTACTTGTAATGCTCACTTTGGTGGGAAAAATGGACTTGCACAGCTTTGGATTGCTTTTATTAGGGAGCTCCGATTTATATGGAATTGTAGACTTTCTATTCAAGG AATTTCTGGCGGGTTTCCTGATACGCGTACTTGTCTGTTAAACCAAAAACTTCAAATGCTTAACTATTGCATTGAGCGTTCCAAGTGTCGAAAGTATGAAAGCAAAAAGTATTTAAGCGACATCGGCAGTAATATTGATCTTGAAGGGCTAGTGGGTACAAACTTCAAAGAAGTTTCTGATGAAACAGGCAATGAAACTGAAGACGAGTTCTTTGATTGTACAGAATATGTTCCAGAAGGGCGCGCAATGAGACTGGGGGATGAAAATATATTGGATAGTGACGAACCATTGTACATTCCTATAACGCAAGATCCTGTACCAAAAACAGATGATGAATTGCAAGCCGATTCAGAGGCTATGCTGAAACTGGGTTCAGGTCGGAACGAATtgttgaaacatattttttctcattCACACTTTACTCTGAATCAAATAGGTTTCAACATTCAAATGATGTCCTTTTCCTTACTCTCTGATATGGAAGCGTTTAAAGCAGCGAATCCAAAGGGAAAAATGGAGGATTTCATACGTTGGTATAGTCCGAAGGATTGGGAAAAAG atgagTTCGGAGTGGGACAATTGAGCGCGCGCATGCGAATTCCGGACAATACTTGGCAAAGAGTCTGGAAACAGGCCCAACCGGTTGCAGCTAACAAACAG AAACGCTTATTTGATGAAACAACGGAAGCGCTAAAGGTTTTATCCTATTTAGAaactagaaatatagctgaaatatATGATATGGTAATAATAACGGCACTGCATGCAGCGATAATAAAGTTTAAG ggTATTTTAGAAACTGAGAAAATATTAGACCTTTTCGAGTATAAAATTGAAGCATTACTTAATGATTTGTGCCACATATCACGCGCTGATAACACAGAGGTTTTTGATATTCAACAAACGAAATCAAAAATTGAAGGTCTAATTAAGAGACTTGAAGAATATGAAGTTCAGTTCTACCAATATAAATGCTTTGAACAACTAACAGGGTATCCAGACAATATAACTTTCGAAGAAATTAAGTGCAAATTTAAAGAAATGATTGAAAATCAAAACAGTTGCAGCATAAATAATGCAGAGGACATTGGTAAACATATTATCACATCCTATGGCGGTGAATTGCACAGCAATTTGGTAACGAAAGAATATGTTTTGCGAGTGCGAGCGAATGAACCGACAGGACCACATTTCTTACGGGCTGTTGTAACAGGCGAAGAAGTACGTTTATGCGGCGCCTTTACCGAGAACACCACACTTATATAA
- the LOC105224049 gene encoding rab3 GTPase-activating protein catalytic subunit isoform X2, translating to MAEEIDDSGFYRQDFSTVSDWEVFNAQLGDVIQKLNAVEIDATRGSDTYQLNYNVHTETFLVHKTKICVSFYYSTILEQRERNSKDDNTYNSMYYDLMNISRTFGPPLKTSNCKCLHVISSLFGLQRFVVIHPHQSNQKYITNPSELCFFLSAATVVASEYCTVPIFVQIYEPKLNIFLGVGMNATLRTNFDIVVLKQSPVDCRYLSGLLQIFKEKLPFSNVQPISLSVRNIYALETIRFRYPMNVLFLKRFDVNGKKGIGDKYKSWDGNIALPCGYFPDSGTDVYLVYSWVGISEIFAIDSPLHTDFVPSKAHICNMYQTTNVDSYLTSCLRDFLKLDNSKEALETFVGRNVTDSSDGVNMVDARYHLTNPQIRQIRSNNKLNIKEGYQSLKKIAGPLNESELKSFIAFMFPDLYPDNENYSYINDIAARNIEGNPHRIKSSPFNSLSSRLSCVLVTCNAHFGGKNGLAQLWIAFIRELRFIWNCRLSIQGISGGFPDTRTCLLNQKLQMLNYCIERSKCRKYESKKYLSDIGSNIDLEGLVGTNFKEVSDETGNETEDEFFDCTEYVPEGRAMRLGDENILDSDEPLYIPITQDPVPKTDDELQADSEAMLKLGSGFNIQMMSFSLLSDMEAFKAANPKGKMEDFIRWYSPKDWEKDEFGVGQLSARMRIPDNTWQRVWKQAQPVAANKQKRLFDETTEALKVLSYLETRNIAEIYDMVIITALHAAIIKFKGILETEKILDLFEYKIEALLNDLCHISRADNTEVFDIQQTKSKIEGLIKRLEEYEVQFYQYKCFEQLTGYPDNITFEEIKCKFKEMIENQNSCSINNAEDIGKHIITSYGGELHSNLVTKEYVLRVRANEPTGPHFLRAVVTGEEVRLCGAFTENTTLI from the exons ATGGCTGAGGAAATAGATGATAGTGGCTTTTATAGACAGGATTTTAGTACAGTGTCCGACTGGGAGGTTTTTAATGCTCAGTTAGgagatgttattcaaaaattaaatgcagtTGAAATTGATGCTACCAGAGGAAGTGATACCTACCAACTTAACTATAATGTACACACAGAAACTTTTTTAGtacataaaactaaaatttgtgtaagtttttattattcCACAATCCTTGAACAACGAGAGAGGAATTCCAAAGATGACAACACGTATAACTCAATGTACTACGACCTTATGAATATTAGTAGAACTTTTGGTCCACCGTTAAAAACTTCCAATTGTAAATGTTTACATGTAATATCTAGTTTATTTGGATTGCAACGATTTGTGGTCATCCATCCACATCagtcaaatcaaaaatatataactaatcCTTCGGaactttgtttttttctcaGTGCTGCGACGGTTGTGGCTTCGGAATATTGTACAGTGCCAATATTTGTTCAAATTTATGagccaaaattaaatatttttttaggagTTGGAATGAATGCCACTCTACGAACTAATTTTGATATTGTCGTTCTTAAACAGTCTCCTGTCGACTGCCGTTACTTATCTGGAttactacaaatatttaaagaaaaacttcCGTTTAGTAATGTGCAACCCATTTCATTATCAGTGCGAAATATATATGCGCTGGAAACTATACGGTTTCGTTATCCAATGAATGTCCTATTTCTTAAACGTTTTGATGTAAATGGTAAAAAAGGAATTGGCGATAAATACAAAAGTTGGGATGGAAATATAGCACTACCATGTGGTTATTTCCCCGATTCAGGTACAGATGTATACCTAGTTTACAGTTGGGTAGGAATTTCGGAAATTTTTGCAATAGACTCGCCACTGCATACTGACTTTGTACCATCAAAAGCGCATATTTGTAATATGTACCAAACCACTAATGTGGATTCCTATTTGACGAGTTGTTTACGAGATTTTTTAAAGTTAGATAATAGTAAAGAAGCCTTAGAAACATTTGTGGGCCGTAATGTTACTGATTCTTCTGATGGTGTCAATATGGTAGATGCACGATATCACTTGACAAACCCTCAAATTAGACAAATTCGatcaaacaataaattaaatatcaaggAAGGTTATCAGAGTTTAAAGAAAATTGCTGGACCATTAAATGAATCTGAACTAAAGTCGTTTATAGCATTTATGTTCCCAGATTTATATCCAGATAACGAAAATTATTCTTATATAAATGATATAGCGGCACGAAATATTGAG gGAAATCCTCATCGGATAAAGTCATCTCCATTCAACTCTTTATCCAGTCGTCTTAGCTGCGTACTAGTTACTTGTAATGCTCACTTTGGTGGGAAAAATGGACTTGCACAGCTTTGGATTGCTTTTATTAGGGAGCTCCGATTTATATGGAATTGTAGACTTTCTATTCAAGG AATTTCTGGCGGGTTTCCTGATACGCGTACTTGTCTGTTAAACCAAAAACTTCAAATGCTTAACTATTGCATTGAGCGTTCCAAGTGTCGAAAGTATGAAAGCAAAAAGTATTTAAGCGACATCGGCAGTAATATTGATCTTGAAGGGCTAGTGGGTACAAACTTCAAAGAAGTTTCTGATGAAACAGGCAATGAAACTGAAGACGAGTTCTTTGATTGTACAGAATATGTTCCAGAAGGGCGCGCAATGAGACTGGGGGATGAAAATATATTGGATAGTGACGAACCATTGTACATTCCTATAACGCAAGATCCTGTACCAAAAACAGATGATGAATTGCAAGCCGATTCAGAGGCTATGCTGAAACTGGGTTCAG GTTTCAACATTCAAATGATGTCCTTTTCCTTACTCTCTGATATGGAAGCGTTTAAAGCAGCGAATCCAAAGGGAAAAATGGAGGATTTCATACGTTGGTATAGTCCGAAGGATTGGGAAAAAG atgagTTCGGAGTGGGACAATTGAGCGCGCGCATGCGAATTCCGGACAATACTTGGCAAAGAGTCTGGAAACAGGCCCAACCGGTTGCAGCTAACAAACAG AAACGCTTATTTGATGAAACAACGGAAGCGCTAAAGGTTTTATCCTATTTAGAaactagaaatatagctgaaatatATGATATGGTAATAATAACGGCACTGCATGCAGCGATAATAAAGTTTAAG ggTATTTTAGAAACTGAGAAAATATTAGACCTTTTCGAGTATAAAATTGAAGCATTACTTAATGATTTGTGCCACATATCACGCGCTGATAACACAGAGGTTTTTGATATTCAACAAACGAAATCAAAAATTGAAGGTCTAATTAAGAGACTTGAAGAATATGAAGTTCAGTTCTACCAATATAAATGCTTTGAACAACTAACAGGGTATCCAGACAATATAACTTTCGAAGAAATTAAGTGCAAATTTAAAGAAATGATTGAAAATCAAAACAGTTGCAGCATAAATAATGCAGAGGACATTGGTAAACATATTATCACATCCTATGGCGGTGAATTGCACAGCAATTTGGTAACGAAAGAATATGTTTTGCGAGTGCGAGCGAATGAACCGACAGGACCACATTTCTTACGGGCTGTTGTAACAGGCGAAGAAGTACGTTTATGCGGCGCCTTTACCGAGAACACCACACTTATATAA
- the LOC105224033 gene encoding leucine-rich repeat and fibronectin type-III domain-containing protein 2 isoform X2, with product MFADIYILFLSLLLASAISGTISQCPWQRDILELQTSCICAYNLGRELSVQCDQVNFFLLMDTLSIYATQKPIDLLYINNSTINELPSNIFQNLSVHNVQLSSCQIRKIQNGAFNGQETMLKNLNLQDNLLTEVPTKAINSLNKLNLLDLSKNRITFVSNSSFSSLKKLSTLKLNDNNVTLDVAAFSGLDESLKNLNLKGTKQRHIPESIRGLKSLAFLDLSLNGIKELPGAGGIRTFEGLDSLTALNLERNFIQSLGETSFAGIRKTLSSLSLLNNLLSEFPIGAIHALKELRVLDIGFNLLTSLPEGAFRGNPGITLLALDGNPLNTVPQIAFAHLNSTLRGLSLGGRFLHCDCKLRWVAEWIRNGDLQVTSRERNPQFCGSPTNFRDRGFYSIQPEELICSDVQNVSSILQDIKTETSLITQTNTTSKPIAQTSTITSNDDIHHPELFAINTSTTASSLQASTKTATMTSTPQPTIDPPTKTSSTMQPVASSTLSTNPTISSGGNSTLTIKPSLSRIGIKAVATNATNNGASNSLNNSKQSGSWRLNSSTTSSVIAHSKTQKQQRPPLILSFPPQRDTRFDDTNEVQVKNAFRQENSVIIQWDSDTANILGFRVVYRLFGEKTFKQGPPLEASEREFKIKNVPAQECIIVCVISLEELHVTPETVPYQQCREVRTVASQTSNMDKITIAASAAICGTIIVAVIVFIAASRRSRKLQNTQQKNPLPIGGLPVACCGPAGSPGPLGSIATLSAFNNHKEWDQMSAYSGRSIPRPRIYSVDNQEDMRSHFSAMTGKVGKASYSQAGSTHTINNYCDTSDNWTDHDMDIYMARNPTTRNGLVPL from the exons ATGTTTGcggatatatatattttattcttgtCGCTCTTACTGGCTTCCGCAATTTCGGGAACAATATCTCAATGTCCTTGGCAAAGAGATATCTTGGAACTACAGACATCTTGCATATGCGCATATAATTTAGGACGAGAGCTTTCTGTTCAATGTGATCAG GTGAACTTCTTTTTACTTATGGACACTTTAAGTATATATGCCACACAAAAACCGATAGATCTACTTTATATCAACAATTCAACAATCAATGAATTGCCAAGCAACATCTTCCAAAATCTTAGTGTGCATAATGTACAATTGTCCAGTTGccaaataagaaaaattcaaaacggTGCTTTTAATGGCCAAGAAACAATGCTGAAAAATCTCAATTTACAAGACAATTTGTTGACAGAAGTACCAACTAAAGCCATAAATTCTCTAAACAAACTAAACTTGCTCGatctttcaaaaaatcgtaTTACATTTGTATCCAACAGCTCATTCTCAAgtctaaaaaaattatcgacCCTGAAGTTAAATGATAATAACGTTACATTAGATGTTGCAGCCTTTAGTGGACTGGACGAAAGTCTTAAAAATCTTAATCTGAAAGGCACAAAACAACGTCATATACCCGAAAGTATACGGGGACTTAAAAGTCTGGCATTCCTTGATTTATCATTGAATGGTATTAAGGAATTACCTGGTGCTGGAGGTATACGTACGTTCGAGGGACTCGATTCATTAACTGCGTTGAATTTAGAACgtaattttatacaaagtttGGGAGAGACATCATTTGCTGGCATTCGCAAAACACTGAGTTCCCTcagcttattaaataatttactatCTGAATTCCCCATTGGAGCTATACATGCATTAAAGGAGTTGCGAGTTTTAGACATAGGTTTTAATTTGCTAACCTCATTACCTGAAGGCGCTTTCCGTGGCAACCCCGGTATTACATTACTGGCGTTAGATGGAAATCCGTTAAACACAGTACCTCAAATAGCTTTCGCACATTTAAATTCAACACTTCGTGGCCTATCACTAGGTGGCCGATTTCTACACTGCGATTGTAAATTACGTTGGGTTGCTGAATGGATCCGCAACGGCGACTTGCAAGTAACATCACGAGAGCGTAACCCTCAATTTTGTGGTTCGCCAACTAATTTTCGAGATAGAGGATTTTACTCTATACAACCGGAAGAATTAATCTGCTCTGACGTGCAGAATGTATCAAGTATCCTTCAAGATATAAAAACAGAAACATCACTAATAACGCAAACCAACACTACATCCAAACCAATTGCGCAAACATCTACCATTACATCAAATGACGATATTCATCATCCAGagttatttgcaataaatacaTCTACTACTGCGAGCAGTTTACAAGCTTCTACAAAGACAGCTACTATGACATCTACACCACAGCCCACAATAGATCCA CCAACCAAAACAAGTTCCACAATGCAGCCGGTGGCATCCTCTACATTATCAACTAATCCAACAATCTCTAGTGGCGGAAACAGTACTTTAACAATAAAGCCTTCTTTATCTAGGATAGGTATCAAAGCAGTAGCAACTAATGCGACAAATAACGGTGCCAGTAATTCGCTCAATAACAGCAAGCAATCGGGCTCTTGGCGACTTAATAGCTCAACAACATCGTCAGTGATAGCACAcagcaaaacgcaaaagcagcAGCGTCCTCCACTGATATTAAGTTTTCCTCCACAAAGAGACACACGTTTCGACGACACTAATGAAGTACAAGTAAAGAACGCATTTCGTCAAGAAAACTCTGTCATCATTCAATGGGATTCAGATACAGCTAATATACTTGGCTTCCGTGTGGTATACCGCCTGTTCGGCGAAAAGACATTCAAGCAAGGACCACCGCTAGAAGCAAGTGAGCGCGAGTTTAAAATAAAGAATGTACCAGCACAAGAATGCATTATTGTTTGTGTAATTTCATTGGAGGAATTGCATGTGACTCCCGAAACGGTGCCTTATCAGCAATGCCGTGAAGTACGTACAGTCGCTTCACAAACTTCTAACATGGACAAGATAACAATTGCAGCAAGTGCGGCAATATGTGGTACAATTATTGTAGCAGTAATTGTATTTATAGCCGCAAGTAG ACGCTCGCGTAAACTCCAGAACACGCAACAGAAGAACCCTTTACCAATTGGGGGATTGCCAGTAGCCTGTTGCGGACCAGCAGGATCTCCTGGGCCGCTGGGCTCCATCGCCACTTTATCGGCATTTAATAACCATAAG GAATGGGATCAAATGTCTGCATATAGCGGTCGCTCTATACCACGGCCACGAATTTATTCCGTAGATAATCAAGAGGATATGCGAAGTCATTTTTCTGCTATGACTGGGAAAGTTGGTAAAGCGAG TTATTCTCAAGCTGGTTCAACGCACACGATAAACAACTATTGTGACACATCCGACAATTGGACTGACCATGATATGGACATTTACATGGCAAGGAACCCAACAACTCGCAATGGTCTAGTGCCATTATGA
- the LOC105224033 gene encoding leucine-rich repeat and fibronectin type-III domain-containing protein 2 isoform X1 produces the protein MFADIYILFLSLLLASAISGTISQCPWQRDILELQTSCICAYNLGRELSVQCDQVNFFLLMDTLSIYATQKPIDLLYINNSTINELPSNIFQNLSVHNVQLSSCQIRKIQNGAFNGQETMLKNLNLQDNLLTEVPTKAINSLNKLNLLDLSKNRITFVSNSSFSSLKKLSTLKLNDNNVTLDVAAFSGLDESLKNLNLKGTKQRHIPESIRGLKSLAFLDLSLNGIKELPGAGGIRTFEGLDSLTALNLERNFIQSLGETSFAGIRKTLSSLSLLNNLLSEFPIGAIHALKELRVLDIGFNLLTSLPEGAFRGNPGITLLALDGNPLNTVPQIAFAHLNSTLRGLSLGGRFLHCDCKLRWVAEWIRNGDLQVTSRERNPQFCGSPTNFRDRGFYSIQPEELICSDVQNVSSILQDIKTETSLITQTNTTSKPIAQTSTITSNDDIHHPELFAINTSTTASSLQASTKTATMTSTPQPTIDPPTKTSSTMQPVASSTLSTNPTISSGGNSTLTIKPSLSRIGIKAVATNATNNGASNSLNNSKQSGSWRLNSSTTSSVIAHSKTQKQQRPPLILSFPPQRDTRFDDTNEVQVKNAFRQENSVIIQWDSDTANILGFRVVYRLFGEKTFKQGPPLEASEREFKIKNVPAQECIIVCVISLEELHVTPETVPYQQCREVRTVASQTSNMDKITIAASAAICGTIIVAVIVFIAASRRSRKLQNTQQKNPLPIGGLPVACCGPAGSPGPLGSIATLSAFNNHKEWDQMSAYSGRSIPRPRIYSVDNQEDMRSHFSAMTGKVGKARSIADGQSHHSFSNNSHRGYLGAAFPTNLINSRPELRQSRQSLTAASERLSRASYAGSTHGPTSITSSTRRSRPRSRSREQLNSTHIHNHRPGSRYSQAGSTHTINNYCDTSDNWTDHDMDIYMARNPTTRNGLVPL, from the exons ATGTTTGcggatatatatattttattcttgtCGCTCTTACTGGCTTCCGCAATTTCGGGAACAATATCTCAATGTCCTTGGCAAAGAGATATCTTGGAACTACAGACATCTTGCATATGCGCATATAATTTAGGACGAGAGCTTTCTGTTCAATGTGATCAG GTGAACTTCTTTTTACTTATGGACACTTTAAGTATATATGCCACACAAAAACCGATAGATCTACTTTATATCAACAATTCAACAATCAATGAATTGCCAAGCAACATCTTCCAAAATCTTAGTGTGCATAATGTACAATTGTCCAGTTGccaaataagaaaaattcaaaacggTGCTTTTAATGGCCAAGAAACAATGCTGAAAAATCTCAATTTACAAGACAATTTGTTGACAGAAGTACCAACTAAAGCCATAAATTCTCTAAACAAACTAAACTTGCTCGatctttcaaaaaatcgtaTTACATTTGTATCCAACAGCTCATTCTCAAgtctaaaaaaattatcgacCCTGAAGTTAAATGATAATAACGTTACATTAGATGTTGCAGCCTTTAGTGGACTGGACGAAAGTCTTAAAAATCTTAATCTGAAAGGCACAAAACAACGTCATATACCCGAAAGTATACGGGGACTTAAAAGTCTGGCATTCCTTGATTTATCATTGAATGGTATTAAGGAATTACCTGGTGCTGGAGGTATACGTACGTTCGAGGGACTCGATTCATTAACTGCGTTGAATTTAGAACgtaattttatacaaagtttGGGAGAGACATCATTTGCTGGCATTCGCAAAACACTGAGTTCCCTcagcttattaaataatttactatCTGAATTCCCCATTGGAGCTATACATGCATTAAAGGAGTTGCGAGTTTTAGACATAGGTTTTAATTTGCTAACCTCATTACCTGAAGGCGCTTTCCGTGGCAACCCCGGTATTACATTACTGGCGTTAGATGGAAATCCGTTAAACACAGTACCTCAAATAGCTTTCGCACATTTAAATTCAACACTTCGTGGCCTATCACTAGGTGGCCGATTTCTACACTGCGATTGTAAATTACGTTGGGTTGCTGAATGGATCCGCAACGGCGACTTGCAAGTAACATCACGAGAGCGTAACCCTCAATTTTGTGGTTCGCCAACTAATTTTCGAGATAGAGGATTTTACTCTATACAACCGGAAGAATTAATCTGCTCTGACGTGCAGAATGTATCAAGTATCCTTCAAGATATAAAAACAGAAACATCACTAATAACGCAAACCAACACTACATCCAAACCAATTGCGCAAACATCTACCATTACATCAAATGACGATATTCATCATCCAGagttatttgcaataaatacaTCTACTACTGCGAGCAGTTTACAAGCTTCTACAAAGACAGCTACTATGACATCTACACCACAGCCCACAATAGATCCA CCAACCAAAACAAGTTCCACAATGCAGCCGGTGGCATCCTCTACATTATCAACTAATCCAACAATCTCTAGTGGCGGAAACAGTACTTTAACAATAAAGCCTTCTTTATCTAGGATAGGTATCAAAGCAGTAGCAACTAATGCGACAAATAACGGTGCCAGTAATTCGCTCAATAACAGCAAGCAATCGGGCTCTTGGCGACTTAATAGCTCAACAACATCGTCAGTGATAGCACAcagcaaaacgcaaaagcagcAGCGTCCTCCACTGATATTAAGTTTTCCTCCACAAAGAGACACACGTTTCGACGACACTAATGAAGTACAAGTAAAGAACGCATTTCGTCAAGAAAACTCTGTCATCATTCAATGGGATTCAGATACAGCTAATATACTTGGCTTCCGTGTGGTATACCGCCTGTTCGGCGAAAAGACATTCAAGCAAGGACCACCGCTAGAAGCAAGTGAGCGCGAGTTTAAAATAAAGAATGTACCAGCACAAGAATGCATTATTGTTTGTGTAATTTCATTGGAGGAATTGCATGTGACTCCCGAAACGGTGCCTTATCAGCAATGCCGTGAAGTACGTACAGTCGCTTCACAAACTTCTAACATGGACAAGATAACAATTGCAGCAAGTGCGGCAATATGTGGTACAATTATTGTAGCAGTAATTGTATTTATAGCCGCAAGTAG ACGCTCGCGTAAACTCCAGAACACGCAACAGAAGAACCCTTTACCAATTGGGGGATTGCCAGTAGCCTGTTGCGGACCAGCAGGATCTCCTGGGCCGCTGGGCTCCATCGCCACTTTATCGGCATTTAATAACCATAAG GAATGGGATCAAATGTCTGCATATAGCGGTCGCTCTATACCACGGCCACGAATTTATTCCGTAGATAATCAAGAGGATATGCGAAGTCATTTTTCTGCTATGACTGGGAAAGTTGGTAAAGCGAG ATCAATAGCTGATGGTCAATCCCACCACAGTTTCTCAAATAATTCACATCGCGGCTATTTAGGCGCAGCTTTTCCAACTAATTTGATTAACTCTCGACCAGAACTTCGACAATCCAGACAGTCTTTAACAGCCGCTTCGGAACGTTTATCGCGTGCTTCATACGCTGGTTCCACGCATGGTCCAACCAGCATAACTTCAAGTACCAGGCGTTCACGTCCACGCTCGAGATCACGCGAGCAACTCAAttcaacacatatacataatcaTAGACCCGGTAGCCG TTATTCTCAAGCTGGTTCAACGCACACGATAAACAACTATTGTGACACATCCGACAATTGGACTGACCATGATATGGACATTTACATGGCAAGGAACCCAACAACTCGCAATGGTCTAGTGCCATTATGA